One genomic window of Methanomassiliicoccales archaeon includes the following:
- a CDS encoding aminotransferase class III-fold pyridoxal phosphate-dependent enzyme has protein sequence MTNDELKGIDIKVEPPGPNAKKILERDKKYMATTNKVMPVVAKKGQGVYIQDVDDNVYLDFQSGIAVTNTGHCHPAVVKAVQEQVAKLIHFPGILLSQNLEGELAEEIDKIAPGDFTKKTYFNCSGAGAIDCAIKVARWATQRPREIAFIGAFHGKSIGAMSLTASRNAYRKGFFPEMPGVLHVPFAYCFRCPYKMEYPDCDCYCAKIIDEMYLQKFIPPEEVASIFVEPIQGEGGYIVPPPGWHRTLKDICEKYGILWVSDEVQAGFGRTGKWFAIENFDIVPDVIVAAKGIASGMPMSAVILNEKYDIQQPGAQATTYAGNLVTSAASLATIKAMKEEKMLENAKTQGDYLLKQLNELKDNYEIVGDVRGIGLMTAIEIVKDKNSNEPDPETRNAICMDAMKKGLLILFCGPSSIRIIPALNVTSDQIDVAMALLEDQLKEKSK, from the coding sequence GTGACAAATGATGAACTCAAGGGAATAGACATCAAAGTTGAACCCCCTGGTCCTAATGCCAAGAAGATCCTCGAAAGGGATAAGAAGTACATGGCAACCACCAACAAGGTGATGCCGGTTGTGGCCAAGAAGGGTCAGGGCGTGTATATCCAGGATGTGGACGACAACGTTTATCTTGATTTCCAATCTGGAATAGCTGTTACCAATACCGGGCACTGTCATCCCGCCGTGGTGAAGGCTGTTCAAGAACAAGTGGCCAAACTGATTCACTTCCCGGGAATTCTGCTCTCGCAGAACCTGGAGGGTGAACTGGCTGAGGAGATCGACAAGATCGCACCAGGCGATTTCACTAAGAAGACCTATTTTAACTGCAGCGGAGCCGGGGCAATCGACTGCGCCATCAAGGTTGCCAGATGGGCCACCCAGAGACCAAGGGAGATAGCATTCATAGGTGCATTCCACGGCAAGTCGATCGGCGCAATGAGCCTTACAGCCAGCAGGAACGCGTACCGCAAGGGGTTCTTCCCTGAAATGCCGGGGGTTCTGCATGTACCGTTTGCATACTGCTTCAGATGCCCATACAAGATGGAGTATCCAGACTGTGACTGTTACTGCGCAAAGATAATCGACGAGATGTATCTGCAGAAGTTCATTCCACCCGAGGAAGTAGCTTCGATCTTCGTGGAGCCCATTCAGGGAGAGGGCGGTTATATCGTTCCTCCGCCAGGATGGCACAGGACACTAAAGGACATCTGTGAGAAGTACGGTATTCTATGGGTCTCCGATGAGGTCCAGGCAGGCTTTGGACGTACTGGAAAATGGTTCGCGATCGAGAACTTTGACATCGTACCTGATGTCATTGTGGCTGCCAAGGGCATCGCCTCAGGAATGCCTATGAGTGCCGTGATACTCAACGAGAAGTATGATATTCAGCAGCCAGGAGCCCAAGCCACGACCTATGCTGGAAACCTTGTCACCTCAGCAGCTTCCCTGGCCACTATCAAGGCCATGAAAGAAGAGAAGATGCTGGAGAACGCCAAGACCCAGGGCGACTATCTGCTCAAACAGCTCAACGAGTTGAAGGACAACTACGAGATCGTAGGAGATGTCAGAGGAATCGGCCTCATGACTGCCATCGAGATCGTTAAGGACAAGAACTCGAATGAACCGGATCCAGAGACCCGTAACGCCATCTGCATGGACGCTATGAAGAAGGGGCTGCTCATCCTGTTCTGTGGTCCCAGTAGCATCCGCATCATACCTGCGCTGAATGTAACTAGCGATCAGATAGATGTGGCAATGGCCCTTCTTGAGGATCAGCTCAAGGAAAAATCCAAATGA
- a CDS encoding Lrp/AsnC family transcriptional regulator, producing the protein MTSREKLDKKDKELLLILSNNPDWTYEQIAKQLGMTSRSVGYRIERLREMRVLQKANLIYYDRLGDLIYAAMVKFSTGTSHDDQEKALGFLKNHEATIQVFTAIGAFSAIILFHAESPKDAERVARELAIKRDCFCVYEIAQITDIYSIYRHYW; encoded by the coding sequence ATGACATCAAGAGAGAAACTAGACAAGAAGGACAAGGAACTTCTTCTAATATTATCAAACAACCCTGATTGGACCTATGAACAGATCGCCAAACAGCTTGGGATGACCAGTAGATCAGTTGGATATCGCATAGAGAGGCTAAGGGAGATGAGGGTGCTCCAGAAGGCCAACCTCATCTACTACGACCGGTTGGGAGATCTCATCTATGCCGCAATGGTCAAATTCTCCACCGGAACATCACATGATGACCAGGAAAAGGCATTGGGCTTCTTGAAGAACCACGAAGCCACCATCCAGGTCTTCACTGCGATAGGGGCCTTCAGCGCTATTATTCTATTTCATGCTGAGAGTCCAAAGGACGCGGAAAGGGTGGCGAGAGAGCTCGCCATTAAAAGGGATTGCTTCTGCGTTTATGAGATAGCGCAGATTACCGATATATATAGCATATACCGCCACTACTGGTGA
- a CDS encoding amidohydrolase: MCELGLDVAVINANVITVDSRMSRAEAVGIIGDKIAAVGTNDEIKKSTCKHTKIIDAGGKPVVPGFCDSHMHPLLYGHFAGGVKLMDVKSIPEFLERVKEKVKETPKGKMILGFGWNQENMEEKRFPTRWEVDEVAPDNPCFLIHYNAHIYLINTALMKEKGITKNTPAPPGGEIVKNEKGEPTGVLLENSINLIAPGFLETGAGLFTFEQSKDALKLAVDDAVTWGLTSIMDVLVGDAQVKAYQQLDREGKLPPRVNFQIAFELLDELVNLGIESGFGNNKVRFNGIKLILDGSLSSRTGALREPYADDPSTKGIMRHTPEFLKEIVYKAYKNGIRVDIHALGDGANEVVLDVFKKVDEELHPVDPRYKISHCLILGEDLIKKYKDLAIVASIQPVFGMKGQYWAPRLVGPERVQYSHAWKRLDDAGIHMASGTDAPIETMNPLMNVYAAVTRKDPDGNPPDGWRPDQKLSVETAFKMVTIEGAYATGEEDVKGSIEVGKFADLVMISDDPFAVEPDAIKDISALWTMVGGEIVYEK, translated from the coding sequence ATGTGTGAATTAGGATTGGACGTGGCAGTGATCAACGCCAATGTCATCACCGTCGACAGCAGGATGAGTCGTGCTGAGGCGGTGGGGATCATCGGTGACAAGATCGCCGCTGTGGGCACTAATGACGAGATAAAGAAGTCGACCTGCAAACATACGAAGATCATCGATGCAGGGGGTAAGCCGGTAGTCCCAGGATTCTGTGACTCTCACATGCACCCCTTACTCTACGGACACTTCGCAGGCGGCGTGAAACTCATGGACGTGAAAAGCATCCCCGAATTCCTGGAGAGGGTGAAGGAGAAGGTCAAGGAGACTCCCAAGGGAAAGATGATCCTCGGCTTCGGCTGGAACCAGGAGAACATGGAGGAGAAGCGCTTCCCGACAAGGTGGGAGGTTGATGAGGTAGCTCCTGACAACCCATGTTTCCTAATACATTACAACGCGCACATCTATCTCATTAACACGGCTCTTATGAAGGAGAAGGGAATAACGAAAAACACACCAGCTCCGCCGGGTGGAGAGATCGTTAAGAATGAGAAGGGGGAGCCGACCGGTGTTCTTCTGGAGAATTCCATCAATCTCATCGCGCCAGGCTTCCTGGAGACAGGCGCTGGTCTCTTCACCTTTGAGCAGAGCAAGGATGCACTGAAACTGGCCGTTGATGATGCCGTAACCTGGGGCCTAACCTCCATAATGGATGTTCTCGTTGGTGACGCTCAGGTCAAGGCATACCAGCAACTGGATCGTGAGGGAAAGCTACCTCCGAGGGTGAACTTCCAGATCGCATTCGAACTTCTCGACGAGCTGGTGAACCTCGGTATCGAGAGCGGTTTCGGCAACAATAAGGTCCGTTTCAACGGCATCAAGCTCATCCTGGACGGCTCACTTAGTAGCAGGACTGGAGCCCTGAGAGAACCATACGCTGATGATCCAAGCACCAAAGGTATCATGAGGCACACCCCGGAGTTCTTGAAGGAGATCGTATACAAGGCCTACAAGAACGGTATCCGGGTAGACATTCACGCTTTGGGCGACGGGGCCAACGAGGTCGTCCTCGATGTTTTCAAGAAGGTCGATGAAGAGCTTCATCCAGTCGACCCCAGGTACAAGATCAGCCACTGCTTGATCCTTGGAGAAGACCTCATAAAGAAGTACAAGGATCTTGCCATAGTCGCGTCCATACAGCCCGTTTTCGGCATGAAGGGCCAGTACTGGGCACCAAGGCTTGTAGGGCCCGAGAGGGTGCAGTACTCTCACGCCTGGAAGCGGCTGGATGACGCGGGAATCCACATGGCCTCTGGTACCGACGCGCCCATCGAGACCATGAACCCGCTCATGAACGTCTATGCTGCCGTGACCAGGAAGGATCCGGATGGGAATCCGCCCGATGGATGGAGACCTGACCAGAAGCTCTCTGTGGAGACCGCGTTCAAGATGGTTACCATCGAGGGAGCGTATGCCACTGGTGAGGAGGATGTCAAGGGGAGCATCGAGGTGGGCAAATTTGCCGACCTGGTAATGATCTCGGATGACCCCTTCGCAGTGGAACCGGATGCCATCAAGGACATCAGTGCCCTGTGGACAATGGTTGGCGGCGAGATAGTCTACGAGAAGTGA
- a CDS encoding DUF4445 domain-containing protein, with product MKGEEDLLEISRRAGIELDSVCGGKGTCGRCRVIIKGLDSPLTDDEEKHLSKADISMGMRLACRVIPQEDLIVEVPTEFIRERSVILEESIAESKVDPCVRSVVLSVAKASLENQVGDLERIIASFPEHEEKPSIISIELLRSIPSLLKAGEPMNAVTRGKEILDLKREGDRVLGVAVDIGTTTVVAYLVDLPTGEVLAVKSAMNPQIAHGDDVVSRITFTMANDNGLHELQREIIGCLNQLIESCTVEAGAILRDIHEVVVVGNTAMHHLFFGLNPSSLALSPYIPVVAGSIEERGVSLGINMGRGYVYSLPNIAGFVGADHVGALLASRIWERERPTLVIDIGTNGEISLGNKDGIISASCAAGPAFEGASLKCGIRGVPGAIDHLTIDDDVHYSTIGGLSPKGICGSGAVDAVWEMFKAGVIDQSGRIIEELDIPRIRVIDGQSEFVIATGEESAMGEPIVITQDDIVSIQYAKSALYVGATLLMDELDVSTQDIDKVFLAGAFGNYVSIGSTRNIGVIPEIPLERIESIGNAAGAGAKIALLDKACRERAKELSKWVRYLELAAHPEFEERFYEAMFIPHFEPSLFPEVEALISQTRTLSNPALGRNSGRKIN from the coding sequence TTGAAAGGAGAAGAGGACCTGCTGGAAATTTCCAGAAGGGCAGGGATCGAACTCGATTCGGTTTGCGGGGGAAAGGGGACCTGCGGTCGCTGCCGCGTAATAATAAAGGGACTGGACAGTCCATTGACCGATGATGAGGAAAAACACCTTTCCAAGGCTGACATCTCAATGGGCATGAGACTTGCCTGCCGGGTGATTCCCCAGGAGGACCTCATCGTAGAGGTACCTACAGAATTCATCAGGGAAAGATCGGTAATCCTTGAGGAGTCCATTGCAGAGAGCAAGGTAGACCCTTGCGTGAGATCGGTCGTCCTGAGTGTGGCAAAGGCATCTCTGGAAAATCAGGTGGGAGATCTAGAAAGGATCATAGCCTCGTTTCCAGAACATGAGGAGAAGCCCTCTATTATTTCCATCGAATTATTGCGATCAATTCCCTCATTATTGAAAGCTGGAGAACCGATGAATGCTGTGACAAGAGGCAAAGAGATCCTGGACTTGAAACGCGAGGGTGACCGCGTCCTGGGTGTTGCGGTCGACATCGGTACCACCACGGTGGTCGCGTACTTGGTAGACCTTCCTACGGGTGAGGTGCTGGCCGTGAAATCTGCCATGAACCCCCAGATAGCCCATGGTGACGATGTCGTCTCAAGGATAACCTTCACCATGGCAAATGATAACGGCCTTCATGAGCTTCAACGGGAGATTATAGGTTGCCTCAACCAGCTCATAGAGAGCTGCACAGTCGAGGCTGGAGCCATACTTAGGGATATCCACGAAGTTGTGGTCGTCGGTAATACGGCGATGCACCACCTTTTCTTTGGTCTCAACCCCTCAAGCCTTGCCCTCTCGCCATACATTCCGGTCGTTGCTGGTTCCATTGAGGAGAGGGGCGTGAGCCTCGGAATCAATATGGGAAGGGGATACGTCTATTCATTGCCCAACATAGCGGGTTTCGTGGGCGCAGACCATGTCGGGGCCCTATTGGCCAGCCGCATATGGGAGAGGGAGCGTCCTACACTCGTCATAGACATAGGGACCAATGGGGAAATTTCCTTGGGCAACAAGGACGGCATAATCAGCGCCTCATGCGCAGCCGGACCCGCCTTCGAAGGCGCAAGCCTGAAATGCGGCATCAGAGGAGTTCCAGGAGCTATCGACCATCTCACCATCGATGATGATGTGCATTACTCGACCATTGGCGGATTATCCCCGAAGGGCATCTGTGGCTCCGGTGCGGTGGATGCGGTATGGGAGATGTTCAAGGCCGGGGTGATCGACCAATCTGGCAGGATAATCGAGGAGCTTGACATTCCTAGAATAAGGGTTATCGATGGGCAATCGGAATTCGTCATCGCCACTGGAGAAGAGTCGGCAATGGGTGAGCCGATCGTCATCACCCAGGACGATATTGTAAGCATCCAGTATGCCAAATCGGCCCTCTATGTGGGGGCGACGCTTCTAATGGACGAGTTGGATGTGTCTACTCAAGATATCGATAAGGTCTTCCTTGCAGGTGCCTTCGGCAATTACGTATCCATAGGGAGCACACGTAACATTGGGGTCATTCCAGAAATCCCGTTGGAAAGGATCGAGAGCATTGGTAACGCTGCAGGAGCGGGAGCGAAAATCGCCCTTCTAGACAAGGCTTGCCGGGAGAGGGCAAAGGAACTCTCTAAGTGGGTGAGATACCTTGAACTCGCAGCTCATCCAGAGTTCGAGGAGAGGTTCTACGAGGCCATGTTTATTCCTCACTTCGAACCTTCCCTTTTCCCTGAGGTAGAGGCTCTGATCAGCCAAACTCGGACGCTGTCGAATCCTGCTCTTGGCCGGAATTCAGGAAGGAAAATTAATTAG
- a CDS encoding SDR family oxidoreductase, giving the protein MENKIVAITGGSGGICGAMARSLLASGYKVAILDIEEVEWIRSFGDDILFINCDVRSENQIGEAVRMIVDTWGHIDILVNGAAVVHYADLISRDMNIEDEIDVNFKGAVNVIRAVLPYMLEGKGGIVHNMGSLLAFSGHKNMGAYVSSKAALAAFTSTLREEMGGTGIVVNMFYLPLTRTALTHDSGMRQGLMADPEKVGLKLAKKIESTAHDVYADFRTRVQANLIRTFPGIASRFIQLVS; this is encoded by the coding sequence ATGGAAAACAAGATCGTAGCGATCACTGGAGGAAGTGGCGGGATCTGCGGAGCCATGGCCCGATCCCTTCTTGCCTCTGGGTACAAGGTCGCAATCCTTGATATTGAGGAGGTTGAATGGATCCGATCATTTGGAGATGATATATTGTTCATTAATTGCGATGTCAGGAGCGAGAATCAGATCGGGGAAGCCGTTCGGATGATCGTTGATACCTGGGGTCACATTGACATATTGGTCAATGGTGCTGCCGTGGTCCACTATGCGGATCTAATTAGCCGCGACATGAACATCGAAGATGAGATCGATGTAAATTTCAAGGGAGCGGTGAATGTGATCAGGGCCGTTCTCCCTTATATGTTGGAGGGGAAGGGCGGGATCGTACACAACATGGGTTCTCTCCTTGCTTTCTCTGGTCATAAGAACATGGGAGCCTATGTATCAAGCAAAGCAGCTCTTGCCGCGTTCACATCAACCCTGAGAGAAGAGATGGGAGGAACTGGGATAGTGGTGAACATGTTTTATTTGCCGCTGACCCGAACAGCTCTTACCCATGATTCTGGAATGCGCCAAGGCCTAATGGCCGATCCTGAGAAAGTAGGATTGAAACTCGCAAAGAAAATTGAATCCACCGCACATGATGTATATGCGGATTTTAGGACCCGGGTGCAGGCAAACCTGATTCGTACTTTTCCAGGTATCGCTTCTCGTTTCATCCAACTCGTTTCTTGA
- a CDS encoding aldehyde ferredoxin oxidoreductase family protein, translating into MVTMKGYTGKFLRLNLTDQTQDEIPLKKKIAREYIGGKGFGAHLLLTELKNGVDPLSPDSILAFMTGPLTGTMAPTSNRYGVFFKSPLTGIWGESYSGGHLAPQMKRAGYDGIIISGRANSPTFISIIDRKVQFHDASHLWGMNTRETEDAVMEQLGQPDAKVMTIGPAGENMVNFACISNDYFRQLGRAGGGAVMGSKNLKAIAIKGTKKVGLADEESFAAKVKEILAKIPKDGPLTVQGTPVMVNAQNALGTFPTHYWQKGFFDAHETINAQTMLKLIVDKNKACWNCPVSCGKLSSVKEGEFKGTVVEGPEYETIFAFGGLCEIADIRAVTKANEICDLLGLDTITAGNVVGFTMRANELDRLELGFPIDFGSAEDTFKLLRMISYREGIGDILADGVMRASEFLDLEDIAVHVKGLEPPGYDPRGYNGMALSYGVGVRGADHLRSSVFLPEGRGVVDRFAVEGKGRFVKRSEDFLAIFDSMILCNFVSGAYSWEDLTDLYKYATGFDVNTDELKRCAERIVNMARTFSTREGISRKDDYLPNIFYEVPFTEGSSKAHVVVKEDYDRMLDEYYKARNWSEEGIPPEDL; encoded by the coding sequence GTGGTTACTATGAAGGGATACACTGGGAAGTTCCTTAGATTAAATCTAACTGATCAGACTCAAGATGAAATACCCCTCAAGAAGAAGATAGCAAGAGAATACATCGGAGGTAAGGGTTTTGGAGCTCACCTTCTTCTAACTGAACTTAAAAATGGTGTGGACCCATTGTCTCCTGATAGCATCCTGGCTTTCATGACAGGACCGCTCACTGGGACGATGGCTCCCACCTCCAATAGGTATGGCGTGTTCTTCAAGTCACCCCTGACAGGCATCTGGGGAGAGTCCTATTCCGGAGGACATCTAGCCCCCCAGATGAAAAGAGCGGGCTACGATGGCATCATCATTTCAGGAAGGGCGAACTCACCCACCTTCATCTCAATTATCGATCGCAAGGTTCAATTCCACGATGCCAGCCATCTTTGGGGCATGAATACACGCGAGACCGAGGATGCCGTCATGGAGCAGCTTGGACAGCCGGATGCTAAAGTAATGACCATCGGTCCAGCCGGTGAGAACATGGTGAACTTTGCCTGCATATCCAACGATTACTTCAGACAGCTGGGGCGAGCTGGTGGAGGGGCCGTAATGGGATCCAAGAACCTGAAGGCGATCGCCATCAAAGGCACTAAGAAGGTGGGTCTTGCGGACGAAGAATCATTCGCGGCCAAGGTCAAAGAGATACTAGCCAAGATACCAAAGGATGGTCCTCTTACCGTGCAAGGAACGCCTGTGATGGTCAATGCCCAGAATGCCTTAGGGACCTTTCCTACCCACTATTGGCAAAAAGGCTTTTTCGATGCACACGAAACCATCAACGCTCAGACCATGCTTAAACTCATAGTTGACAAGAACAAGGCCTGTTGGAACTGCCCGGTGAGCTGCGGAAAGCTCTCCTCCGTCAAGGAAGGCGAGTTCAAGGGCACCGTGGTGGAAGGTCCAGAGTACGAGACCATCTTCGCCTTCGGAGGTCTTTGCGAGATAGCCGACATACGAGCCGTGACCAAAGCCAATGAGATCTGCGACCTGCTTGGACTGGATACGATCACCGCCGGGAATGTCGTGGGTTTTACCATGAGGGCTAATGAGCTTGATAGATTGGAACTAGGATTTCCCATAGACTTTGGTTCGGCTGAGGATACTTTCAAACTGCTTAGGATGATCTCTTACCGTGAGGGTATTGGAGACATCCTTGCCGATGGAGTGATGCGGGCTTCTGAGTTCCTGGACCTAGAGGACATAGCAGTTCACGTCAAGGGTCTTGAACCTCCGGGATATGATCCTCGTGGCTATAACGGAATGGCCCTTTCATATGGTGTCGGAGTGAGGGGGGCAGATCATCTTCGTTCATCTGTTTTCCTACCAGAAGGAAGAGGAGTCGTGGATAGATTCGCTGTCGAAGGCAAGGGGCGTTTCGTCAAGAGATCGGAGGACTTCCTTGCGATATTCGATTCGATGATATTATGCAATTTCGTTAGTGGGGCGTACAGCTGGGAGGACCTCACAGATCTTTACAAGTACGCCACTGGATTTGATGTGAACACTGACGAGCTGAAGCGGTGCGCTGAGAGGATCGTTAACATGGCTCGGACATTCAGCACGAGGGAGGGGATCTCAAGGAAGGATGATTACCTTCCAAACATCTTCTATGAAGTTCCATTCACCGAGGGTTCATCAAAGGCTCATGTCGTGGTGAAAGAAGATTACGACAGGATGCTAGACGAGTATTACAAGGCCAGAAACTGGTCCGAGGAAGGAATACCTCCCGAGGATTTGTGA
- a CDS encoding O-methyltransferase has translation MALLDKDIERYVNEVTQEVEPVFEMLREETYRDTSNPGMQVGRVEGTFLRMLVAISGARRILELGTFTGYSALMMASALPDDGILLTLDNNEGHLSIARRYFSMVEYGKKIRPLLGNALDILRELEGPFDLVFIDADKENYPAYYEMAMERLQNGGLIIVDNALRGGAVVRREDETARATDKLNRIVAKDARVENVLLTVRDGIMIARKK, from the coding sequence ATGGCGCTATTAGACAAAGACATCGAAAGATACGTGAATGAGGTGACCCAGGAAGTCGAACCCGTGTTCGAAATGCTTCGTGAGGAGACCTATAGGGATACTTCAAATCCTGGGATGCAGGTGGGAAGAGTTGAAGGCACATTCCTCCGAATGCTCGTGGCAATTAGTGGAGCTAGACGGATCCTGGAGCTCGGAACGTTCACTGGATATTCAGCCCTGATGATGGCTTCTGCCCTGCCCGATGATGGGATCCTCTTGACCCTTGACAATAACGAGGGGCACTTGTCAATCGCCAGAAGATACTTCTCAATGGTAGAATACGGCAAGAAGATAAGACCATTATTGGGAAATGCCTTGGACATTCTTCGCGAGCTAGAAGGACCATTTGATCTCGTGTTTATTGACGCTGATAAGGAGAACTATCCAGCATACTATGAAATGGCGATGGAGCGTCTGCAAAACGGCGGGTTAATCATCGTGGATAATGCACTCAGAGGTGGGGCGGTAGTTCGCCGTGAGGATGAAACAGCCAGAGCTACTGACAAGCTCAACCGGATCGTTGCCAAAGATGCGAGAGTGGAGAATGTCCTTCTTACGGTAAGGGACGGAATAATGATCGCGAGAAAGAAATGA
- a CDS encoding DUF3795 domain-containing protein yields the protein MNESFSSEGASVAYGDLHCGGCFFHSDVITDLARDLRKEFRQSRFDLTAKVLAESGFLRVFSDYETCYEVLEDMVKLRCKKGCREGGGSPQCKIRKCCQMKDIRGCWECGHFESCEKLDFLWRNHGEAHIINLRRLKRMRIGEFIEGKHDWYVIEKKTV from the coding sequence ATGAATGAATCTTTTAGCAGTGAAGGTGCATCGGTGGCTTACGGTGACCTTCATTGCGGGGGTTGCTTCTTCCACAGCGACGTAATAACGGATCTGGCAAGGGACCTCAGGAAGGAGTTTAGGCAGTCGAGATTCGATCTGACCGCCAAGGTCCTCGCCGAAAGCGGCTTCTTGAGAGTTTTTTCGGACTACGAAACTTGTTACGAAGTCCTAGAAGACATGGTCAAGCTCCGGTGCAAGAAAGGTTGCCGAGAAGGTGGAGGTTCTCCTCAATGCAAGATTCGCAAGTGCTGTCAGATGAAGGACATTCGAGGTTGCTGGGAATGCGGTCATTTCGAGAGCTGCGAGAAGCTTGATTTCCTCTGGAGAAATCATGGAGAGGCACATATCATCAACCTTCGGAGATTGAAGAGGATGAGGATTGGGGAGTTCATTGAGGGCAAGCACGATTGGTATGTGATAGAGAAGAAAACAGTTTAA